In one Mucilaginibacter ginsenosidivorax genomic region, the following are encoded:
- the ftsY gene encoding signal recognition particle-docking protein FtsY, translating into MGLFDFFKKKENTQQEQQALDTGLEKTKDNFFSKITKAVAGKSTVDDDVLDDLEEILVTSDVGVKTTLKIIERIQERVARDKYIGTGELNVLLKDEIQKLLAENNSNDFRNFEYGDHKPYVIMVVGVNGVGKTTTIGKLAHKLKQAGNKVVLGAADTFRAAAVDQLQLWGKRVDVKVVAQPMGSDPASVAYDTLRSAVANGDDVAIIDTAGRLHNKVGLMNELTKIKNVMQKVIPGAPHEILLVLDASTGQNAIEQCKQFTEATNVNALALTKLDGTAKGGVVIGISDQFKIPVKYIGVGEGMEHLQLFDRQAFVDSLFKQ; encoded by the coding sequence ATGGGATTATTTGATTTTTTTAAGAAAAAGGAAAATACACAGCAGGAGCAGCAAGCCCTTGATACCGGTTTAGAAAAAACCAAGGATAATTTTTTTTCAAAGATAACCAAGGCCGTCGCAGGTAAATCAACCGTTGATGATGATGTGCTGGATGATTTGGAAGAGATCCTGGTAACATCAGACGTGGGCGTAAAAACCACGCTCAAGATCATCGAACGCATTCAGGAACGTGTAGCCCGCGATAAATACATTGGCACCGGCGAACTGAATGTGTTGCTGAAAGACGAGATCCAAAAACTCCTGGCCGAAAATAATAGTAATGATTTCCGCAATTTTGAATATGGCGATCATAAGCCCTATGTAATCATGGTGGTTGGCGTTAACGGTGTAGGTAAAACTACTACCATTGGCAAATTGGCCCATAAGCTAAAGCAGGCCGGCAATAAAGTGGTGCTTGGGGCTGCCGATACCTTCCGCGCCGCAGCCGTTGATCAATTGCAGCTTTGGGGCAAACGGGTTGATGTAAAAGTGGTAGCGCAGCCAATGGGGTCTGATCCGGCCTCTGTAGCTTATGATACCTTACGCTCGGCTGTTGCCAACGGAGATGATGTAGCGATAATTGATACTGCCGGCCGCCTGCACAATAAAGTAGGCCTGATGAACGAGCTTACCAAAATTAAAAATGTGATGCAAAAGGTAATTCCCGGCGCACCACACGAAATACTATTGGTATTGGATGCATCAACCGGGCAAAATGCCATTGAACAATGCAAACAATTTACCGAAGCTACCAACGTAAACGCCCTGGCTTTAACCAAGCTTGATGGCACAGCTAAAGGCGGTGTAGTAATAGGTATATCAGATCAGTTTAAAATCCCGGTAAAATATATAGGTGTGGGTGAAGGCATGGAGCATTTACAATTGTTTGACAGGCAAGCTTTCGTCGATTCCTTATTTAAGCAATAA
- a CDS encoding DUF4295 domain-containing protein — protein sequence MAKKVVATLKVAGKGKEYSKVITMNKSPKTGAYSFKEQIVPNDAVKDIIAGK from the coding sequence ATGGCAAAGAAAGTAGTTGCAACACTGAAAGTAGCAGGTAAAGGCAAAGAATATTCAAAAGTTATCACAATGAACAAATCACCAAAAACAGGTGCTTATTCATTCAAAGAGCAAATTGTTCCTAACGACGCTGTTAAGGACATCATTGCAGGCAAATAA
- the rpmG gene encoding 50S ribosomal protein L33, with protein sequence MAKKGNRVQVILECTEHKTSGMPGMSRYITTKNKKNTTERLEMKKFNPVLRKVTVHKEIK encoded by the coding sequence ATGGCAAAAAAAGGCAACAGGGTTCAGGTTATATTAGAGTGTACTGAACACAAAACAAGCGGTATGCCAGGCATGTCTCGCTATATTACCACCAAGAACAAAAAAAATACCACTGAAAGACTGGAAATGAAAAAATTCAACCCGGTTTTAAGGAAAGTAACTGTTCATAAAGAGATTAAATAG
- the rpmB gene encoding 50S ribosomal protein L28, with translation MSRICDLTGKASIVGNNVSNSNVKTKRRFHPNLKLKKFYIPEEDKWITLKVSTSAVKTITKNGITACINKFVKKGYI, from the coding sequence ATGTCAAGAATTTGTGATCTAACAGGAAAAGCATCTATAGTTGGTAACAACGTTTCTAACTCAAACGTTAAAACTAAACGCAGATTTCATCCTAACTTAAAACTTAAAAAGTTTTATATCCCTGAAGAGGATAAATGGATTACCTTAAAGGTATCTACTTCAGCAGTAAAAACTATCACTAAAAATGGTATTACTGCCTGTATCAATAAATTTGTAAAAAAAGGATACATTTAG